The following is a genomic window from Vicinamibacterales bacterium.
AGGTCTGCCTGCAGGATGTCGCCCGTCACGACATCGACGTTCGGCGGCACGATCCGGCGCAGGTCGCCCGCGAGATCGCGGTCGATCTCGATCGCCGTGACCTGCGACACTTTCGGCGCCAGGCGCAGCGTCAAGGCGCCCGGGCCGGGGCCGATCTCGACGAACCGGTCCGCCGGCTGCGGTGCGATCGCCTCGACCACCTTCTGGGCCCAGTCGGACACGAGAAAGTGCTGGCCGAAGCGCTTCCGTGGCCGCACGCCCCTGCTTATTGGTCCTCGATCGAACGGCCTCGCCAGAACTGCTCCTCGATTTGCTCGATCTCCTCTTCGCTCATCCCGAAGTAGTGTCCGAACTCGTGGATTACCGTTTCGGCCACGCATTCACGGACGTCGTCCTCGGTGTCACAGGCATCCTCGATGGGAAACTGATAGATCGAAATCCGGTCCGGCAGACTGTTGCCGTGTGCCCAGCCGCGCTCGGGCAGGGGCGTCCCCTGGTAGAGGCCAAACAGCGTGTCCTCTTCCGGAATCTCCATCTCGTCGAGGAGCTCGTCGGCGGGCTCGTCCTCGACAACGACCGCGACGTTCACCATCGCGTCGCGAAATTGCTGGGGAATCATCCTGAGCGCCTCTTCGACCAGGTGTTCGAAGCGTGTCCGGGTCACCGCTTCCTCGATTTCGAGACGACCCGCCTGAAGTAGAGACACTTGTCACTGACGGCGCAGCGATCGCAGAGCGGCTTGGGCTTGCAGATGCGCCGGCCGTGCAGGATCAACGTATCGGACGCGACGATCCATTTCTCTGTCGGCAGCGCGCCGCCGAGCTGTCGTTCGACCGCCACCGGGTCGTCGCTTTTCGCAATCCCGATTCGGTTTGCCACGCGCAGCACGTGCCGATCGACGGGCAGGCCGGGTACGCCCAGTGCGTGCCCGAGGACGACATTGGCGGTCTTGCGGCCGACGCCGGCGAGGTGGGTGAGTGCGTCCATGTCTGCGGGAATCTGTCCGCCGTGCCGTTCGACGACAGCCCGGGCCATGCCGGAGAGCGACTTCGACTTCGCGCGGAAGAAGCCGGTCGACTGAATCAGCGGTTCGAGCTCGTCGGTCTTGGCTTTGGAGAGCGCCGCCGCGTCCGGGTAGCGCGTGAAGAGCGCCGGCGTCACCTGATTGACACGCTCGTCGGTGCATTGCGCCGACAGGATCGTCGCGACGAGCAGCTCGTAGGGCGTCGTGTAGTGCAGCTCGGTGTCGGCGCCCGGGTGCTGACGTTCGAGCGCCTTGAGGATCGCGCGTGTCTCGGCGGACGACTTCGGCGGCTTCGCGGGCTTCGCGGCCTTCGGCACCGCTCCATTCTACCGGGAGCGGCCGCCGGGACGCTTCGCCCGTCGTGCCACTAGAACGACGCCTTGATCGCGAGCTGAACGACGCGCGGATCGCCGGCCGACGTGATCGTGCCGAAGTTGGCGGCCCCGAGCACCGCCGCCGGC
Proteins encoded in this region:
- a CDS encoding metallopeptidase family protein → MTRTRFEHLVEEALRMIPQQFRDAMVNVAVVVEDEPADELLDEMEIPEEDTLFGLYQGTPLPERGWAHGNSLPDRISIYQFPIEDACDTEDDVRECVAETVIHEFGHYFGMSEEEIEQIEEQFWRGRSIEDQ
- the nth gene encoding endonuclease III; protein product: MPKAAKPAKPPKSSAETRAILKALERQHPGADTELHYTTPYELLVATILSAQCTDERVNQVTPALFTRYPDAAALSKAKTDELEPLIQSTGFFRAKSKSLSGMARAVVERHGGQIPADMDALTHLAGVGRKTANVVLGHALGVPGLPVDRHVLRVANRIGIAKSDDPVAVERQLGGALPTEKWIVASDTLILHGRRICKPKPLCDRCAVSDKCLYFRRVVSKSRKR